Proteins encoded in a region of the Zunongwangia endophytica genome:
- a CDS encoding YihY/virulence factor BrkB family protein has translation MSIGKEITAKIEDISDWWERESSKIILPGTDGLSLHHLWDIYSSGIVQGTFSTRASAIAFSFFMALFPFLLFIFNLIPYVEEINLIDDFRIKFLLFMDSLLPPETQEYVGDIFADIANNPRGGLLSFSFILSIFLMTNGVNAIFTGFEFSYHTKIKRSLVKQYIVAIGVSLVLAFLLLITVIVMVYVTYAIEDLSEYGLIANNESGTVVVKYLAFVVLIYIAVATLYYFGTKEARQARFFSVGAFFTTILIMLTSFLFGLYIENFSNYNELYGSIGALLILMVYIWLNANILLLGFELNASLIKLKKKF, from the coding sequence ATGTCTATAGGGAAGGAGATCACGGCTAAAATAGAAGATATTTCAGATTGGTGGGAAAGAGAATCGAGTAAAATCATTTTACCGGGTACAGACGGTCTTTCGCTTCATCATCTTTGGGATATTTATTCTAGCGGAATCGTACAGGGCACGTTTTCGACGCGAGCTAGTGCGATTGCTTTCAGCTTCTTTATGGCCCTTTTTCCTTTTTTGTTGTTTATCTTCAACCTTATTCCTTATGTAGAAGAAATTAATCTTATAGACGATTTTAGGATTAAGTTTTTACTATTTATGGATTCTTTATTGCCTCCAGAAACGCAGGAATATGTTGGCGATATTTTTGCAGATATAGCTAATAATCCGCGTGGCGGATTGTTATCCTTCTCTTTTATACTTTCGATCTTCTTAATGACAAACGGGGTAAATGCAATTTTCACAGGATTCGAATTTTCGTATCACACCAAAATAAAAAGATCTTTAGTTAAGCAATATATAGTTGCGATCGGGGTATCATTAGTTTTGGCATTTCTTTTGCTAATTACTGTTATAGTAATGGTATATGTTACCTATGCGATAGAAGATTTAAGTGAATATGGATTAATTGCAAACAATGAGTCGGGCACGGTCGTTGTAAAATATTTGGCGTTTGTAGTGCTTATTTATATTGCGGTCGCCACGTTATATTACTTCGGAACAAAGGAAGCCAGGCAGGCAAGATTTTTTTCAGTAGGAGCATTTTTTACAACAATTTTAATTATGCTAACCTCATTTTTATTTGGATTATATATTGAAAATTTTTCAAATTATAACGAATTGTACGGTTCTATTGGAGCATTGTTAATATTAATGGTGTATATTTGGTTAAATGCTAATATTCTTCTATTGGGGTTCGAACTTAATGCCTCTTTGATAAAATTGAAGAAGAAATTTTAA
- the rlmH gene encoding 23S rRNA (pseudouridine(1915)-N(3))-methyltransferase RlmH — translation MTIKLLCIGKTDSKELQNLIEVYLKRLQFYTKFEIDIIPDLKKVKNLDENQQKTKEGELILNKIQTSDFLVLLDENGKQFSSEAFSEYLQKRMNSGLKQLIFVIGGPYGFSEEMYQRANGKISLSKMTFSHQMVRLFVTEQIYRGFTILKNEPYHHR, via the coding sequence ATGACGATAAAATTACTCTGCATAGGAAAAACCGATAGTAAGGAATTACAAAACCTTATTGAGGTCTATCTAAAACGGCTTCAGTTTTATACGAAGTTTGAAATCGATATTATTCCCGATCTCAAAAAAGTAAAGAACCTTGACGAAAATCAGCAAAAAACAAAAGAAGGAGAATTGATTCTGAATAAAATTCAAACTTCAGATTTTTTAGTGCTTTTGGATGAAAACGGAAAACAATTTTCTTCGGAAGCTTTTTCAGAATACCTTCAGAAAAGAATGAATAGCGGCCTAAAACAACTCATATTTGTAATTGGCGGGCCTTATGGTTTCTCTGAAGAAATGTACCAACGCGCCAATGGCAAAATATCGTTATCTAAAATGACATTTTCCCATCAAATGGTACGACTTTTTGTTACTGAACAAATTTATCGGGGATTTACCATCCTTAAAAATGAACCTTATCACCATAGATAA
- a CDS encoding non-canonical purine NTP diphosphatase, protein MELVFATHNKNKFKEIEAMLPEHITLLSLDDIGCVEDIAETADTIDGNAILKAEYVRHRYGYNCFADDTGLEVEALAGAPGVYSARYAGEQKDDKANVKKLLEQLENKDSRKARFKTVIALNLKDNENLFTGICKGHITDAPSGAKGFGYDPVFIPDGHDRTFAEMEMEEKAKMGHRGKAFKELMDYLSK, encoded by the coding sequence ATGGAATTAGTATTTGCAACCCACAATAAAAATAAATTTAAGGAGATTGAAGCCATGCTCCCTGAACATATCACATTATTATCTTTAGATGATATTGGATGTGTAGAAGATATTGCTGAAACTGCCGATACCATAGACGGCAACGCTATTTTAAAAGCAGAATATGTTCGCCATCGCTATGGCTATAACTGTTTTGCAGATGATACAGGTTTAGAAGTTGAAGCTTTAGCCGGTGCTCCGGGAGTATATTCAGCAAGATATGCCGGCGAACAAAAAGACGATAAGGCCAATGTAAAAAAGTTATTAGAACAACTAGAAAATAAAGATTCTAGAAAGGCTCGTTTTAAAACAGTTATTGCTTTAAATTTAAAGGATAACGAGAATCTTTTTACGGGCATTTGCAAAGGGCACATTACAGATGCTCCTAGTGGCGCAAAAGGTTTTGGCTACGACCCTGTTTTTATTCCCGATGGACATGATCGCACATTTGCCGAGATGGAGATGGAAGAAAAGGCAAAAATGGGTCATCGTGGTAAAGCTTTTAAGGAGTTAATGGACTACCTATCAAAATAA
- a CDS encoding DEAD/DEAH box helicase yields MNKFQELGLNSSLLKAIEDMGFESPSEVQEKTIPILLDEETDMVALAQTGTGKTAAFGFPLIQKINPKSKHTQALILSPTRELCLQITNELKNYSKYEPSLHPVAVYGGASITDQARQIERGAQIIVATPGRMQDMIRRKLTDISKIEYCVLDEADEMLNMGFYEDITAILSHTPKEKNTWLFSATMPKEVATIAKKFMRSPIEVTVGSKNMGATNVSHEFYLVNARDRYAALKRLADANPEIFSVIFCRTKRDTQKVAERLIEDGYSAAALHGDLSQNQRDLVMKSFRTRQIQMLVATDVAARGIDVDDITHVINYQLPDEVETYTHRSGRTGRAGKSGTSIVIVSKSELRKIKSIERIIKQSFEEKQLPEGKDICKVQLLHLANDIKSTEINHDIEEYLPNINKVLEDFTKEELIKKFFSVEFTRFSNYYKKANDLAPVSGGSNANLDPNSTRYFMNVGKKDGFDWMSLKDFLKDALQLGKDGVFKVDVKDSFSFFNTENSETDKVINAFSDFEYQGRRVNVEVTKNSNSGGGKGGRGRKGRGGGGFGKGDFKSGGKGRSRSNDSKDSGFKGKKSKRSGSRGNNIESSIKRRKSKK; encoded by the coding sequence ATGAATAAATTCCAAGAATTAGGTTTAAATTCCTCTCTTTTAAAAGCAATTGAAGACATGGGCTTTGAAAGTCCAAGTGAAGTACAGGAAAAAACCATCCCCATTTTATTAGACGAAGAGACCGATATGGTTGCCTTAGCCCAGACCGGGACAGGAAAGACGGCAGCTTTTGGTTTCCCTTTGATTCAGAAAATTAATCCGAAGTCAAAGCACACACAAGCCTTAATTTTATCTCCTACCAGAGAGTTATGCTTGCAAATTACAAACGAATTAAAAAATTATTCAAAATACGAGCCCTCGCTACATCCAGTAGCCGTTTACGGAGGTGCTAGTATTACAGACCAGGCGAGGCAAATAGAGCGCGGAGCCCAAATCATCGTTGCAACTCCTGGGAGAATGCAGGATATGATTAGACGTAAACTTACCGATATTTCTAAAATCGAATATTGCGTTTTAGATGAAGCAGATGAGATGCTAAACATGGGATTCTATGAAGATATAACTGCTATCCTATCCCATACTCCAAAAGAAAAAAATACGTGGTTATTCTCGGCAACAATGCCTAAAGAAGTAGCTACAATTGCAAAGAAATTTATGCGTTCTCCTATCGAAGTTACCGTTGGTAGCAAAAATATGGGAGCAACTAATGTATCGCACGAATTTTACCTGGTAAATGCCAGAGATCGTTACGCGGCACTTAAAAGATTGGCTGATGCTAATCCAGAAATTTTTTCTGTAATTTTTTGTCGTACAAAACGTGATACTCAAAAAGTAGCAGAGCGATTAATCGAAGATGGTTATAGCGCTGCAGCTTTACACGGAGATTTAAGTCAGAATCAACGTGATTTGGTAATGAAATCTTTTAGAACGCGCCAAATCCAGATGCTAGTTGCTACAGATGTTGCAGCTCGTGGAATTGACGTAGACGATATTACCCACGTTATAAATTACCAGCTTCCAGATGAAGTTGAAACTTACACTCACCGTAGTGGACGTACAGGCCGTGCTGGTAAATCAGGAACTTCTATAGTTATTGTTTCTAAAAGTGAGCTTAGAAAAATTAAGAGCATCGAACGTATTATAAAACAATCGTTCGAAGAGAAACAACTACCAGAAGGTAAAGATATTTGTAAAGTTCAGCTTTTACACCTGGCCAACGATATTAAGAGCACAGAGATAAACCATGATATTGAAGAATATCTTCCTAATATCAACAAAGTTCTTGAAGACTTTACAAAAGAAGAACTTATCAAAAAATTCTTTTCAGTAGAATTTACCAGATTCTCAAATTACTACAAAAAAGCAAATGATCTTGCTCCAGTTAGTGGTGGTTCTAATGCAAATCTGGATCCTAACTCTACCCGATATTTTATGAATGTTGGTAAGAAAGATGGATTTGATTGGATGAGCCTTAAGGATTTCCTTAAAGACGCATTACAATTAGGAAAAGATGGTGTATTTAAAGTAGATGTTAAAGACAGCTTCTCGTTCTTTAATACTGAAAACTCTGAAACTGATAAAGTAATTAACGCATTTAGCGATTTTGAATATCAGGGAAGAAGAGTAAACGTTGAAGTTACCAAAAACTCTAACAGTGGCGGCGGTAAAGGCGGTCGTGGACGTAAAGGTCGCGGTGGCGGTGGCTTTGGTAAAGGAGATTTTAAATCTGGCGGAAAAGGCAGATCAAGATCGAATGACTCTAAAGATTCTGGTTTTAAAGGAAAGAAAAGCAAACGATCAGGAAGTCGTGGAAATAATATAGAAAGTTCAATTAAAAGAAGAAAATCTAAAAAATAA
- a CDS encoding carboxypeptidase-like regulatory domain-containing protein produces MKHLVTLLFTVLFTCQIASAQDVISGTVMNAANDVALENVHVVNLNQVKGNISDENGSFEIAATVNDTLYFTYIGFKSIKVRVTNDWLKYGNVKVKMTEVGIALEEVTVSDVKLTGYLEIDAKNIPIYENKRYSISGLNSGYEAGDSSPSAFNKVIGSIFNPADALNNLFSRKERQMRKLRKMKDDESIRELLGSKYNRETLTAMLQMSRGEIEEVLSRCSYSEDFVRTATDLQILDAISGCWEEYKLLQRNKN; encoded by the coding sequence ATGAAGCATTTAGTTACTTTATTATTTACAGTTTTATTCACTTGTCAAATTGCAAGTGCTCAAGATGTTATTTCAGGAACGGTTATGAACGCCGCTAATGATGTAGCTTTGGAAAATGTTCATGTTGTGAACTTAAACCAGGTAAAAGGTAATATCTCTGATGAAAATGGATCTTTTGAGATCGCAGCAACTGTAAATGATACTTTATATTTTACTTATATCGGTTTTAAATCAATTAAAGTTAGAGTTACAAACGACTGGTTGAAATACGGTAACGTAAAAGTAAAAATGACTGAAGTAGGTATTGCTTTAGAAGAAGTTACTGTAAGTGACGTAAAACTTACAGGATATCTAGAGATCGATGCTAAGAACATTCCAATTTACGAAAATAAGAGATATAGTATTTCCGGCCTTAATAGTGGATATGAGGCCGGAGATTCATCTCCAAGTGCATTTAATAAAGTAATAGGCTCCATTTTTAATCCTGCAGATGCGTTAAATAACCTATTTAGCCGAAAGGAGCGACAAATGCGGAAACTTAGAAAAATGAAGGATGATGAAAGCATCCGTGAGCTTCTGGGGTCTAAATACAACCGTGAAACGCTCACTGCAATGCTGCAAATGAGCAGAGGAGAAATCGAAGAAGTTTTAAGCAGATGTAGTTACTCTGAAGATTTCGTAAGAACCGCTACAGATTTACAGATTCTAGATGCAATAAGTGGTTGTTGGGAAGAATATAAATTGCTACAGCGAAATAAAAATTAG
- the nadC gene encoding carboxylating nicotinate-nucleotide diphosphorylase, translating to MISAAQFEKEIELIITNAIREDVGDGDHSSLACIPSSAKGKAKLLVKDNGILAGVDFAKRVFEYVDKEAKLDIKIKDGEKVKKGDIAFYVEASSQSILKAERLILNAMQRMSAIATKTKEFVDKLEGTGTKILDTRKTTPGIRALEKWAVKIGRGENHRFALYDMIMLKDNHIDFAGGIAEAIQKTKSYLETNNLDLKIIVEARDIQEIKEILNEGGVYRILIDNFDYAETKKAVQLIGEQCLTESSGGITLETARKYAECGVDYISSGALTHSVYNMDLSLKAM from the coding sequence ATGATCTCAGCAGCACAATTTGAAAAAGAAATTGAATTAATAATCACGAACGCTATTCGCGAAGATGTAGGAGATGGCGACCATAGTTCATTAGCTTGTATTCCTTCCTCAGCTAAAGGAAAAGCAAAGCTATTGGTGAAAGATAATGGCATTCTTGCCGGTGTAGATTTTGCGAAAAGAGTCTTTGAATATGTAGATAAAGAAGCCAAACTGGATATTAAAATAAAGGATGGTGAAAAAGTGAAGAAAGGCGATATTGCTTTTTATGTTGAAGCCAGTTCGCAGTCGATTTTAAAAGCAGAAAGACTGATACTGAATGCTATGCAGCGGATGAGTGCGATAGCAACAAAAACAAAGGAATTTGTAGATAAGCTTGAAGGTACTGGTACAAAAATTTTGGATACCAGAAAGACAACACCGGGCATTAGAGCTTTAGAAAAATGGGCAGTTAAAATTGGCAGAGGTGAAAATCATCGTTTCGCGCTGTACGATATGATTATGCTAAAAGACAATCATATTGATTTTGCAGGCGGAATTGCAGAAGCTATCCAGAAAACAAAAAGTTACCTAGAAACGAACAATCTTGATCTTAAGATAATCGTGGAGGCTAGAGATATACAAGAAATTAAAGAAATTTTAAATGAAGGCGGAGTTTATCGAATTTTGATTGATAATTTTGATTATGCTGAAACAAAAAAAGCAGTACAACTTATCGGAGAGCAATGCTTAACAGAATCGAGTGGCGGAATTACGTTAGAAACCGCAAGAAAGTATGCTGAATGCGGAGTGGATTATATTTCTAGCGGCGCTTTAACACATTCGGTTTATAATATGGATCTTAGCTTAAAAGCTATGTAA